The following are encoded in a window of Gymnogyps californianus isolate 813 chromosome 21, ASM1813914v2, whole genome shotgun sequence genomic DNA:
- the PEX10 gene encoding peroxisome biogenesis factor 10 isoform X1 produces MAAAPAGPAQLVRCGQKDELYRSGLRSGAGAALHGLAGAKKWLEWRKEIELLSDVAYFVLTTLSGYQTLGEEYVNIVQVDSTKKRVPSFLRRAIFVSLHTVVPYCLEKGLLHLEHELQIEADESRTLQSNPALGLSSRTLIRNWIQKQVGELTEQQKKTVLQIVYVLKQCIPLLRRLHLAVFYISGTFYHLSKRITGITYVSGWISCLKMVSTAVFWPLGLHFGGLQGEDQSIRSSYKFLGIISLFHLLLTIGVQMYSFKQKQRARQEWKLHRNLAHQKNMTKEKTTGRHSRCTLCLEERRHTTATPCGHLFCWECITEWCNTRTECPLCREKFHPQKLIYLRHYQL; encoded by the exons ATGGCGGCGGCGCCTGCGGGGCCGGCGCAGCTGGTGCGGTGCGGGCAGAAGGACGAGCTGTACCGGAGCGGGctgcggagcggggccggcgccGCGCTGCACGGGCTGGCGG GTGCCAAGAAGTGGCTGGAATGGAGGAAAGAGATTGAACTGCTTTCTGACGTAGCCTACTTCGTCCTTACCACTTTGTCAG GTTATCAGACTCTGGGTGAAGAGTATGTTAACATTGTTCAAGTTGACTCAACCAAAAAAAGGGTACCTTCTTTTCTTCGCCGGGCGATCTTCGTTTCTCTTCATACTGTAGTACCCTATTGCTTAGAAAAGGGATTACTGCATCTGGAACACGAGTTACAGATAGAAGCTGATGAGTCCAGAACCTTGCAGAGCAACCCAGCACTTGGCTTATCCAGTAGGACCTTAATACGAAATTGGATACAGAAACAAGTTGGGGAGCTTacagaacagcagaagaaaacagtcttACAAATTGTGTATGTTCTTAAACAATGCATACCTTTGCTTCGTCGACTACATCTGGCAGTATTCTACATAAGTGGCACTTTTTATCACCTGTCTAAAAGAATCACAGGAATCACGTATGTAAGTGGATGGATTTCTTGTTTGAAGATGGTGTCCACTGCAGTATTTTGGCCTCTTGGG CTGCACTTTGGAGGACTGCAAGGAGAAGATCAGAGTATTCGATCAAGTTACAAGTTTCTTGGAATAATATCactcttccatcttcttctaACAATTGGTGTTCAGATGTACAGCttcaaacagaagcagagagcaAGGCAGGAATGGAAACTACACCGCAACCTAGCTCATCAGAA AAATATGACCAAGGAAAAAACTACTGGGCGCCACTCCCGCTGCACTTTGTGTTTGGAAGAACGGAGACATACAACAGCCACACCTTGTGGCCACCTGTTCTGCTGGGAATGCATCACGGAGTGGTGTAACACCAGA ACAGAATGTCCACTGTGCAGAGAGAAGTTTCATCCTCAGAAACTGATCTACCTACGTCACTATCAACTGTAA
- the PEX10 gene encoding peroxisome biogenesis factor 10 isoform X2, which produces MAAAPAGPAQLVRCGQKDELYRSGLRSGAGAALHGLAGAKKWLEWRKEIELLSDVAYFVLTTLSGYQTLGEEYVNIVQVDSTKKRVPSFLRRAIFVSLHTVVPYCLEKGLLHLEHELQIEADESRTLQSNPALGLSSRTLIRNWIQKQVGELTEQQKKTVLQIVYVLKQCIPLLRRLHLAVFYISGTFYHLSKRITGITYLHFGGLQGEDQSIRSSYKFLGIISLFHLLLTIGVQMYSFKQKQRARQEWKLHRNLAHQKNMTKEKTTGRHSRCTLCLEERRHTTATPCGHLFCWECITEWCNTRTECPLCREKFHPQKLIYLRHYQL; this is translated from the exons ATGGCGGCGGCGCCTGCGGGGCCGGCGCAGCTGGTGCGGTGCGGGCAGAAGGACGAGCTGTACCGGAGCGGGctgcggagcggggccggcgccGCGCTGCACGGGCTGGCGG GTGCCAAGAAGTGGCTGGAATGGAGGAAAGAGATTGAACTGCTTTCTGACGTAGCCTACTTCGTCCTTACCACTTTGTCAG GTTATCAGACTCTGGGTGAAGAGTATGTTAACATTGTTCAAGTTGACTCAACCAAAAAAAGGGTACCTTCTTTTCTTCGCCGGGCGATCTTCGTTTCTCTTCATACTGTAGTACCCTATTGCTTAGAAAAGGGATTACTGCATCTGGAACACGAGTTACAGATAGAAGCTGATGAGTCCAGAACCTTGCAGAGCAACCCAGCACTTGGCTTATCCAGTAGGACCTTAATACGAAATTGGATACAGAAACAAGTTGGGGAGCTTacagaacagcagaagaaaacagtcttACAAATTGTGTATGTTCTTAAACAATGCATACCTTTGCTTCGTCGACTACATCTGGCAGTATTCTACATAAGTGGCACTTTTTATCACCTGTCTAAAAGAATCACAGGAATCACGTAT CTGCACTTTGGAGGACTGCAAGGAGAAGATCAGAGTATTCGATCAAGTTACAAGTTTCTTGGAATAATATCactcttccatcttcttctaACAATTGGTGTTCAGATGTACAGCttcaaacagaagcagagagcaAGGCAGGAATGGAAACTACACCGCAACCTAGCTCATCAGAA AAATATGACCAAGGAAAAAACTACTGGGCGCCACTCCCGCTGCACTTTGTGTTTGGAAGAACGGAGACATACAACAGCCACACCTTGTGGCCACCTGTTCTGCTGGGAATGCATCACGGAGTGGTGTAACACCAGA ACAGAATGTCCACTGTGCAGAGAGAAGTTTCATCCTCAGAAACTGATCTACCTACGTCACTATCAACTGTAA
- the RER1 gene encoding protein RER1 — translation MSEGDSIGESVHGKPSVVYRFFSRLGQIYQSWLDKSTPYTAVRWIVTLGLSFIYMIRVYLLQGWYIVTYALGIYHLNLFIAFLSPKVDPSLMEDSDDGPSLPTRQNEEFRPFIRRLPEFKFWHSATKGILVAMACTFFEAFNVPVFWPILVMYFIMLFCITMKRQIKHMIKYRYIPFTHGKRKYKGKEDVGKTFAS, via the exons ATGTCAGAAGGGGACAGTATTGGTGAGTCTGTGCATGGAAAGCCTTCTGTGGTCTATAGATTTTTCTCAAGACTTGGACAG ATCTACCAATCCTGGTTAGACAAATCTACTCCATATACTGCAGTGCGATGGATTGTAACTTTGGGTCTGAGTTTTATCTACATGATTAGAGTTTATTTACTGCAG GGTTGGTACATTGTGACATATGCCTTGGGAATCTACCATCTAAATCTCTTCATAGCTTTCTTGTCGCCAAAGGTAGACCCCTCTTTAATGGAAGATTCAG ATGATGGTCCTTCCTTACCTACAAGGCAAAATGAAGAATTTCGGCCTTTCATTAGAAGGCTCCCAGAGTTTAAATTCTG gcacTCTGCCACTAAAGGAATCCTGGTTGCTATGGCGTGTACATTCTTCGAGGCTTTCAACGTTCCTGTTTTTTGGCCAATCCTTGTGATGTACTTCATTATGCTATTTTGTATCACTATGAAGAGGCAAATCAAG CACATGATAAAGTACAGATATATACCCTTCACACATGGCAAGAGGAAAtacaaagggaaagaagatgTGGGAAAGACCTTTGCTAGCTAG